ACATTAACTGTAGGGGCATTGGGATCCACGGAGTCCATATCCTGAGGCGGAACCTCGGGTGGAACCTCGGGTGGCTTGGGCGGCTTTTCCGGAGTAATTTCTTCCGTATTAACCTGCTCGTTACGTTTTACTCGTACGAACTCAAGCATGTGACGTTCACGACTTTGACTCAGCGCGTCCTGACCGCTCTCGATGAGCAGGTGCATGACGAACAACAATGTCAGCGTGACAACGGATCCGACTATGATCGCAAAAACGTATCGGCCTACCATGATTTAACTCTCCTGAAACGCAAATCGCATCTTCAAACAGATTGGGAGATTCGAAGCCACTATACTATTGCGACTTCGAAAATCCCTATCAGTTCCTGAGGCTAATTATTAGCCGCGATTGATACGTTGTACACTCCCGCCGATCGTGCAGCATCCATCACTACTACCAGCATTTCGTTGGTCGACTTCTTATCGGCCTGAATGACGACAGATCCTTTCGGATTCTCCGCATGCAGACGCTCAATGTTGGCCCGCACTGCACGCGGGTCAATCAATCGTCGGTCGATCCAGATTTCATCGTTAGAACTGATCGCGATCAGGATGTTCGCATCCTGAACCTTCTCCGCCGTCGGCGCGTCGGGGCGATTCACGTCAATGCCCGCTTCTTTAATGAATGAAGCGGTTACGATGAAAAAGATGAGCATGATGAAAACGACGTCCAGCATGGGCGTAAGGTCGATTGCCGCTTCGTCCTCATCGGCGCCCGCTCCTTGGTTTCCTCTTCGCATGTCTGTCTACCTTCTTAATGATCCATCGTGAGTGAGTCCTGAAGGAACTCGACCTCACGCGCCGCGCGGCGGCTAAGTAGCGTCACCAGAAGCACCCCTGAGAGTGCTCCAACCATTCCCGCCATTGTCGGCACTGTCGCCTGTGATACGCCGGCAGCCATAGCCCTCACGTTACCGGAGCCGGATACCGCCATGACCTCAAACACCTTGATCATGCCGGTAACCGTACCCATCAGTCCCAGCAGCGGACATAACGCTACCAAAGTCTGAATCATCGGAATTGAGCGAGTGCTCGCCATTTCGAATCTTGAAATCATGCCTTCACGAATCTGATGTGCGCCCCAAGACTTACGTTCTGGTCGCGCCTCCCAACTTTCGAGAGTTTCCGCAGCCAATGTTTTCATTGAGCTGCGGAAATACATGAGTCGTTCGACTATCAAAACCCACATGACAAAGATGGTGACTGCTATCCAGCGTAAGACAGGGCCTCCGAGATCCATAAAATCCCGGATAGCCTCAAAATTGTCATACAACCAATGCATCGTCACTCCCCTCGGCGTTAGCCATTCTTCTCAGAGTGCTGTGCAACGATGCCCGCGCTCTGTGAATGAATGATATTGACGATCTTGCGACTCTGGCCGCTTACCAGGGTATGGATGAGAACCATTGGGATGGCTACAACCAGACCCAGTACGGTCGTCATCAATGCCTGAGAAATACCGCCGGCCATCATCTTCGGATCACCTGCACCGTAAAGCGTGATCACCTGGAAGGTCTTGATCATACCGGTCACAGTACCGAGCAGTCCCATAAGCGGTGCGACGACAGAAATAACCTTGATGAACAGAAGACCTTTGGTCAGTCCCGGCATTTCTTTAAGCGCTGCTTCACTGAGTTTCAGTTCGATGGTTTCTGTATCTGCGCCTCTGTTCGACTCGTAAGCGGCGAGTACACGGCCAAGCGGGTTGTCAGTGCTGGCAGAATCGCGTTTCAACTGTGCCGCCACTTTCCGGCCGTCAACTGACAGGCCGATCCAGCGCCAGAGTGCGATCAACAGACCAACAATACCGAGGCCGATAATGCAGTAACCCACGATACCACCCTGATGCACACGCTCCATCACGGTTGGTGATTCGACCAGCAACGACAAGATACTGCCGCGCGTAACGTCAAGTCCGAAGCGAACTGTACCGTCAGTTGCATTGAGTATGTCGCCGGTGGAATTGGTGTAGCGTGCTTGATCAGGTTGACGCTGCAGTTCCGTTACGTTTTCGGTAGTAGGGTCGTATTGCA
The DNA window shown above is from Woeseia oceani and carries:
- a CDS encoding MotA/TolQ/ExbB proton channel family protein translates to MKRIATLVVAGLLAFGTAQAQEAAGSMSELLNLIEQGQARDSAQARQREAEFASKRNEQQQILNQSRAERTRQEQESQRLESQFAANQQQIATARAALDERLGALKELFGVLQTVTGDAQGRFKTSLTNIQYPDRGEFLVELGSKMAGASSLASIEDIERLWFELQREVAESGKIVRFNQQFATADGERVSEEVVRVGVFNIVYEDGYLQYDPTTENVTELQRQPDQARYTNSTGDILNATDGTVRFGLDVTRGSILSLLVESPTVMERVHQGGIVGYCIIGLGIVGLLIALWRWIGLSVDGRKVAAQLKRDSASTDNPLGRVLAAYESNRGADTETIELKLSEAALKEMPGLTKGLLFIKVISVVAPLMGLLGTVTGMIKTFQVITLYGAGDPKMMAGGISQALMTTVLGLVVAIPMVLIHTLVSGQSRKIVNIIHSQSAGIVAQHSEKNG
- a CDS encoding ExbD/TolR family protein, translating into MRRGNQGAGADEDEAAIDLTPMLDVVFIMLIFFIVTASFIKEAGIDVNRPDAPTAEKVQDANILIAISSNDEIWIDRRLIDPRAVRANIERLHAENPKGSVVIQADKKSTNEMLVVVMDAARSAGVYNVSIAANN
- a CDS encoding MotA/TolQ/ExbB proton channel family protein, whose product is MHWLYDNFEAIRDFMDLGGPVLRWIAVTIFVMWVLIVERLMYFRSSMKTLAAETLESWEARPERKSWGAHQIREGMISRFEMASTRSIPMIQTLVALCPLLGLMGTVTGMIKVFEVMAVSGSGNVRAMAAGVSQATVPTMAGMVGALSGVLLVTLLSRRAAREVEFLQDSLTMDH